In one window of Culturomica massiliensis DNA:
- a CDS encoding class I SAM-dependent rRNA methyltransferase has product MNSILLKSGKEKSVFRYHPWIFSGAIAKTEGTLQEGDIVKVYSADRQFLAIGHYQIGSIAVRILSFEDTVIDHNFWRTRITEAYRKRRSLGLTDSQTNNVYRLIHGEGDNLPGLVVDIYANVAVTQFHSVGMYLERENIAKAIVEVLGDQITAIYDKSESTLPFKAAIEPKNGYLYGQAKSFIALENGLKFNVDWLEGQKTGFFIDQRENRSLLEKYARDKSVLNMFCYTGGFSFYAMRGGAHSVHSVDVSARAIELARQNVELNFPGDPRHEAFAEEAFRFLEHSYDKYDLIILDPPAFAKHQNVLNNAIQGYKKLNRKGIEVIKPGGIIFTFSCSQVMTKELFRQTVFTAAANTGRKVSILHQLTQPADHPINIYHPEGEYLKGLVLYVE; this is encoded by the coding sequence ATGAATTCGATTCTATTAAAAAGCGGGAAAGAAAAATCTGTATTCAGATACCATCCCTGGATATTCTCCGGAGCAATTGCCAAGACAGAAGGTACACTACAGGAAGGAGATATCGTTAAAGTATACAGTGCAGACCGTCAGTTCCTGGCTATCGGACATTATCAGATCGGTTCCATAGCCGTACGTATACTAAGTTTCGAAGACACTGTTATTGACCACAACTTCTGGAGGACAAGAATAACTGAAGCTTACCGGAAGCGTCGTTCCCTGGGGCTTACAGATTCACAAACCAACAACGTATACCGTCTTATTCACGGAGAAGGCGATAACCTGCCCGGCCTTGTGGTAGACATATATGCCAATGTAGCCGTCACCCAGTTCCATTCCGTCGGTATGTATCTGGAACGGGAAAACATTGCCAAAGCCATTGTTGAAGTGTTAGGCGATCAAATAACAGCCATATACGACAAATCCGAATCGACATTACCTTTCAAAGCGGCAATAGAACCGAAAAACGGTTATTTATACGGTCAGGCAAAATCGTTTATTGCTCTGGAAAATGGTTTGAAATTTAATGTAGACTGGCTGGAAGGACAAAAAACAGGCTTCTTTATCGATCAACGGGAAAACCGCAGCCTATTGGAAAAGTATGCACGCGATAAATCCGTACTGAATATGTTTTGTTACACGGGTGGATTTTCTTTCTATGCCATGCGGGGAGGCGCACATTCTGTACATTCTGTCGATGTCTCTGCCAGAGCTATTGAATTGGCAAGGCAAAACGTAGAATTGAACTTCCCGGGAGATCCCAGGCACGAAGCATTTGCCGAAGAAGCATTTCGTTTTCTTGAACACTCCTACGACAAATACGACCTGATTATTCTGGACCCGCCGGCATTTGCCAAACATCAGAATGTATTGAACAATGCCATCCAGGGATACAAAAAGCTGAACCGGAAAGGGATAGAAGTCATTAAACCGGGAGGCATTATCTTTACCTTCTCCTGCTCACAGGTCATGACAAAAGAATTATTCCGGCAAACCGTATTCACTGCCGCCGCCAATACCGGACGCAAAGTAAGCATCCTCCATCAACTGACCCAACCCGCCGATCACCCGATAAACATTTACCACCCGGAAGGAGAGTATTTAAAGGGATTGGTACTATATGTAGAGTAG
- a CDS encoding DEAD/DEAH box helicase, protein MEFKDLKISKQILNALDEAGFEIPTPVQVEAFPVIRSGKDMIGIAQTGTGKTLAYLIPILMKLHYAQGKYPRAIVIVPTRELVVQVCESVELLTAYMDIRCLGIYGGTNIRTQQDAVYEGCDLLVATPGRFMDIYMNGIIRTTSVKTVVIDEADRLMDLGFIPQLRSILEVIPEKHQTLLFSATFSDTVIALAEEFMVAPEKVEIAPQATTVDTVVQYRYDVPNIMTKINLLKLLLADKEVYTRVMIFTESKKNADRITDKLADFWKDELSVIHSNKAQNTRLNALKAFREGRARIMVASDVAARGLDIQDVSHVINFDIPTLAEEYVHRIGRTARAGKEGTAISLVAPREEDRFTDIERLIGQSVEMLPLPQKLEISDILLEEEKVVTANIVYQKKPRPKGGGAFHQKSAKNNKGKKK, encoded by the coding sequence ATGGAATTTAAGGATTTAAAGATAAGCAAGCAGATATTGAATGCATTGGATGAAGCGGGATTTGAAATTCCGACTCCGGTACAGGTGGAAGCGTTTCCGGTAATTCGCTCGGGAAAAGATATGATTGGGATTGCTCAGACCGGTACTGGAAAAACGTTGGCTTATCTGATACCTATCCTGATGAAGTTGCATTATGCACAAGGTAAGTATCCCCGGGCCATTGTTATCGTGCCGACCCGGGAGCTGGTTGTGCAGGTATGTGAGAGTGTAGAATTGTTGACCGCTTATATGGATATCCGTTGTCTGGGAATATACGGGGGAACCAATATACGGACACAGCAGGATGCCGTGTATGAAGGTTGTGATTTGCTGGTGGCGACTCCGGGGCGTTTTATGGATATTTATATGAATGGAATTATCCGGACCACTTCCGTAAAAACGGTCGTAATCGACGAAGCCGACCGGTTAATGGATTTAGGTTTTATACCGCAGTTGAGAAGTATACTGGAGGTGATACCGGAAAAACACCAGACGTTACTTTTTTCCGCTACTTTTTCGGATACGGTGATTGCGTTGGCAGAAGAGTTTATGGTTGCACCTGAAAAAGTGGAGATTGCACCTCAGGCGACGACTGTGGATACTGTTGTACAATACCGTTACGATGTGCCGAACATAATGACTAAAATCAATTTGTTGAAATTATTGTTGGCGGATAAGGAGGTATATACAAGGGTTATGATTTTTACTGAAAGTAAGAAAAACGCCGATCGTATTACTGATAAACTGGCGGATTTTTGGAAAGATGAATTGAGTGTCATTCACTCCAATAAAGCCCAAAATACCCGTTTGAATGCTTTGAAAGCATTCCGGGAAGGAAGGGCCCGCATCATGGTTGCTTCTGATGTGGCGGCCCGCGGATTGGATATTCAGGATGTGTCACATGTTATCAATTTTGATATACCGACCTTGGCGGAAGAATATGTGCATCGTATCGGTCGTACGGCCAGGGCCGGTAAGGAAGGAACGGCTATAAGTCTGGTTGCACCCAGGGAGGAAGATAGATTTACCGATATCGAGCGTTTGATTGGTCAGTCTGTCGAAATGCTTCCTTTGCCTCAGAAATTGGAGATTTCAGATATTTTATTGGAAGAAGAGAAGGTCGTGACTGCCAATATTGTATACCAAAAGAAACCACGTCCTAAAGGAGGCGGGGCATTTCACCAGAAGTCCGCTAAAAACAACAAAGGAAAGAAAAAATGA
- a CDS encoding tryptophanase, which yields MELPFAESFRIKMVETIRKSTREEREQWIKEAKYNLFNLKSDQVFIDLLTDSGTGAMSDKQWSELMLGDESYAGARSYYKMKNAIKEILGFDYFLPTHQGRAAENVLYSTIIKEGDVLPGNSHFDTTKGHIEFRKALAIDCTIDEAADTQLEIPFKGNMDPAKLEDVLKKYPKEKIPAVVLTVTNNTAGGQPVSMQNIREVSALCKKYGVNLQIDSARFAENAYFIKTREKGYENKTIKEIVREMFSYADIMTMSSKKDAIVNMGGFVAFKNEELWKKCQMFCIMNEGFITYGGMSGRDMNALAQGLDEGTEFDYLETRIRQVEYLGAKLDEYGIPYQRPAGGHAIFVDAKKVLTHVPKEEFIAQTLGVELYLEAGIRGVEIGSILADRDPVTRENRYPRLELLRLAIPRRTYTNNHMDVIAAALKNVYDRRESINRGYVITKEFPIMRHFTVELEKAK from the coding sequence ATGGAATTACCGTTTGCAGAATCATTTCGAATCAAGATGGTAGAGACCATCCGTAAAAGTACACGTGAAGAACGTGAGCAATGGATCAAAGAGGCTAAATACAATCTTTTCAATCTGAAAAGTGATCAGGTATTTATAGACTTACTGACCGATTCGGGTACCGGAGCGATGAGTGACAAGCAATGGTCGGAATTGATGCTAGGGGATGAGAGTTATGCCGGAGCACGTTCTTATTATAAAATGAAGAATGCTATCAAGGAGATTTTGGGTTTTGATTATTTTTTGCCGACGCATCAGGGACGGGCAGCCGAAAATGTATTGTATTCCACGATCATTAAGGAAGGGGATGTTTTACCCGGAAATTCCCATTTTGATACAACCAAAGGACATATTGAGTTTCGTAAAGCGCTTGCGATAGATTGTACGATCGATGAAGCAGCCGATACCCAGTTGGAGATACCGTTTAAAGGCAATATGGATCCGGCTAAACTGGAAGATGTGTTGAAAAAATATCCGAAGGAAAAAATCCCCGCAGTTGTATTGACGGTGACCAATAATACGGCCGGAGGACAGCCTGTATCTATGCAGAATATCCGTGAAGTTTCTGCTTTATGTAAGAAATACGGTGTAAATCTTCAGATCGATTCGGCTCGTTTTGCTGAGAACGCCTATTTTATCAAAACCCGGGAAAAAGGATATGAAAATAAGACGATCAAAGAAATTGTCCGGGAAATGTTTTCATATGCCGATATTATGACAATGTCTTCTAAAAAGGATGCCATTGTAAATATGGGAGGTTTTGTTGCCTTTAAGAATGAGGAATTGTGGAAGAAATGCCAGATGTTCTGTATTATGAACGAAGGTTTTATTACTTATGGGGGGATGTCAGGCCGGGATATGAATGCTTTGGCGCAAGGCTTGGATGAAGGAACTGAGTTTGATTATCTGGAAACCCGGATCAGACAGGTAGAATATCTGGGTGCTAAACTGGACGAATACGGAATACCGTATCAGCGTCCTGCCGGCGGACATGCCATTTTTGTGGATGCTAAAAAGGTATTGACCCATGTTCCTAAAGAGGAGTTTATCGCACAGACCCTGGGAGTTGAATTGTATCTGGAAGCCGGTATCCGCGGGGTTGAGATCGGTTCTATCCTGGCCGACCGCGATCCGGTAACCCGTGAAAACCGTTACCCGCGTTTGGAGTTGTTGCGTTTGGCTATTCCGCGACGTACATATACCAATAATCACATGGATGTGATTGCTGCTGCATTGAAAAATGTGTACGACCGCCGTGAATCCATTAACAGAGGTTATGTGATTACCAAAGAGTTTCCGATTATGCGGCATTTTACCGTGGAATTGGAAAAAGCGAAATAA